Within the Paenibacillus sp. AN1007 genome, the region TCTGCGCCTCTCCCCGGAAGAACAGGCACTCTATGACGGGGTCACCTCGTTTGTTAAAGACCAGTACCAGGAGGCGGGCGGCAATCTCAGCAGCATGCTCTCCCTCGTAACCCTGCAGCGTGAAGTCTGCAGCAGCCGGGATGCGGTGTTCGTGACACTGGTGAATCTATCGAAAAAGCTTCCGCTTGATTCTCCGCTCCGGGATAAAATCTGGGAGCTTGTAGCACATATCAAAGCGATAAAAGAAAATACAAAAGCCGAGAAAACGATGGAACTGATTCGTAATATGAATGAGAAAGTCATTATTTTCACGGAATACCGGGCAACGCAGGAGTATCTGTTGAACTATTTTCGCAATAACGGACTTACTGCCGTTCCTTATCGAGGCGGGATGAACCGTGGCAAAAAAGACTGGATGATGGACCTCTTCCGTGGTCGTGTACAAGCGATGATTGCCACGGAAGCAGGTGGCGAAGGGATTAACCTGCAGTTCTGTCATCACATGATTAACTTTGATCTGCCTTGGAACCCGATGCGGGTCGAGCAGCGAATTGGCCGGGTCCATCGCCTTGGGCAGCAGAATGACGTTAATATTTTCAACCTGTCCACCAAAGGTACCATTGAGGAACATATTCTGAACTTGCTGCATGAGAAAATTAATATGTTTGAGATGGTCATCGGCGGGCTGGATGTTATTCTTGAGCGGCTGGAGCAAAAGGAATCGATTGAAAAAAGCCTGTACAAGATCATGCTGGAATCCCAGAACGAAGAGGATCTTCGCAGCAAAATGGACTCACTGGGGCAGTCACTGCATACGATTCGGCGCGAGGTTGCGGATGAGGTACCTCTAATAACCAAACTTGATCTTGGAAAAGGAGGCCGCTGACACCATGACGATGTCACCACATGAGATTCAGGCTTATGTCCTGACCTATCTTGAAGCACTGGATTGTCAGATCATGGAGCGCTCACCTGCCCATGTGACCGTTAAGCTCTCTCCGGAAGCCGACAAGGCATTA harbors:
- a CDS encoding SNF2-related protein, giving the protein MNRKNPQHTNQPAAELPVPLEFDRSWLTQLESRLDKGGPWGDYRLFQLGIQAEETNLIPNFDEIQCLKHLQGLTPLPHQMDTARKVLFEMSGRAILADEVGLGKTIEAGLILKEYMVRGLVSKVLILVPASLVLQWVRELNSKFGIPAVAQKKAYSWQNEVVVASMDTAKRDPHKDMLLSIDYDMIIIDEAHKLKNKKTTNYQFMLQLRKKYCLLLTATPVQNDMSELFNLINLLKPGQLGRQGDFAANFVVDKRVPKNQEQLKDELSKVMIRNRRGEGPVQFTKRNVSNVDLRLSPEEQALYDGVTSFVKDQYQEAGGNLSSMLSLVTLQREVCSSRDAVFVTLVNLSKKLPLDSPLRDKIWELVAHIKAIKENTKAEKTMELIRNMNEKVIIFTEYRATQEYLLNYFRNNGLTAVPYRGGMNRGKKDWMMDLFRGRVQAMIATEAGGEGINLQFCHHMINFDLPWNPMRVEQRIGRVHRLGQQNDVNIFNLSTKGTIEEHILNLLHEKINMFEMVIGGLDVILERLEQKESIEKSLYKIMLESQNEEDLRSKMDSLGQSLHTIRREVADEVPLITKLDLGKGGR